Part of the Pseudomonas sp. P8_241 genome is shown below.
AGGAGTGGGTACGTACTACCATTGAGAGCACGCTCGAACGCTACGAAGAGGACCTGACACGCGTCGAGGTCCACCTGCGAGACGAGAACGGCGAGAAGCCCGGTCCCCACGATATACGCTGCCAACTGGAGGCGCGGCCAAAAGGCCATCAACCGATTTCCGTCACCCATAAAGCCGACAATCTGGAACTGGCGATAGACGGGGCTGCCGAGAAACTGGAGCATGCGTTGGAACACCTGTTCGGCAAATTGCGCGGCAAGCCACGCGCCACCGTAGTACCGTTCGAACGCCACGCGGATGGGCTGCTGGAAGAAGAATTTCTTGAGAACGAACAGGCAGCACTTAACGGCTGACACCTGATTCACATTTATCTTCCCAACGACAACGGGCCTGCATTGCAGGCCCGTTTTGTTTTCAGCGATTATTGATTGCGATCAAAGCACCACCGACGTCTGCACAACCGAGTCGCCTTGGTACTTCTGGTTCGTCAGCGTGTTGGTTTGCTGCGAGTCGATGATCTCGTAACGAACGCCCGGCGTGATGGTCCATTTGCCGATATCGATCCGGTCATCGAAAAAAAACGCGCTCCAGAGTCGCGAGCGACGCCGACATTGAGCTCTAGCGCAGGAACGCCTGCCGATACTCACCGGGCGTTCCACCCAGCGCCTGGCGGAATCGGTTGGTGAAATGACTGGCACTGGAGAATCCACAGGCCAGGGCAATTTCACCCAGCGGCTGCGAAGTCGAACGCAACAGCTCCCGCGCCCGGTCGAGGCGCCGCGCCAGTACATACTGATGGGGCGGTAGGCCGAAGCTCTCGCGGAACATCCGCGCAAAGTGGTACTCCGACAATGCACACAGCGCCGCCAATTGCCCCAGGCTGATGGCGTCGGCCAGGTGACTGTCGATAAATTCCACCAGGTGCCGCCGCTGATGCGCGGCAAGCCCGCCCTTGAGGCGTAAACCCTGGCGTACATCGACCTGGCTGAGTAGCGCATGGCTGAGCATTTCGTGAGCCAGGCTGCTGGTGAGCAAGCGCTCGCCCGGCTCCTCCCAGTTCAGGGTAATCAACTGTCGAAAACGCCGCGCCTGCTGTGGATCTTCTAGAAAAGTCTGCTCGCGCAGCTGCAATTCCCGGGGCTCGCGATCGAGCAGGGTGACGCAATCCAGGGCGAATTGTTCGGGGCTGAAATACAGGTGCGCCAATCGAATATCGCCGTTGATCACCCATCCCGACTGGTGATCGGCCGGCAGGATGCACAGCTTGTCCGGGCCGCCCATGTTGCCGGGCTGGTCGCGGCGAAAGGTCCCGGTGCCACCGGCGAGGTAGCAGGACAACGTGTGGTGGCTCGGCGCTTCGTAATCCTGTGCGTCGTGGTGGTTGCTCCACAAGGCTGCGGACAAGCCATCACCGAGCTCGGCGCTGTGCTCCAGGCGAGCATTGGGCGAGCGGTTGAGGGCTTGAAAAACTTGTAGGGTATCCAGTGCAGCCATGATCGTTGCTCTCTAACACCTGCATCCAACGCCTTGCATCCTACTCCGTAGCCGTTCGCCTGCCAGCCCGACGCCGGACAAAAGCGCAAGTTTATGCAAGTGCATGAAGGCGAGGCGCAGGACACTGGGCGCCTATCGAGGAGCCTTTGTCATGAACCTGTCTTTGTATTTGTTGACCGTGCTGATCTGGGGCACCACCTGGATTGCCCTGAAATGGCAACTGGGCGTGGTGGCGATTCCCGCGTCGATCGTCTACCGCTTCGGTCTCGCTGCGCTGGTGTTGTTCGTGATCCTGCTGTTGAGCCGACGCCTGCAAGTGATGAACCGACGCGGGCATCTGATTTGCCTGGCGCAGGGACTGTGCCTGTTCTGCATCAACTTCATGTGCTTTCTCACCGCCAGCCAGTGGATCCCCAGCGGTCTGGTCGCTGTGGTGTTTTCCACCGCCACCTTGTGGAACGCCCTGAATGCACGGGTGTTTTTCGGCCAGAACATTGCCCGCAATGTGTTGATGGGCGGTGCATTGGGCCTGTTCGGACTTGGTTTACTGTTCTGGCCTGAATTGGTCGGGCATACGGCCAGCCCGCAAACCTTGCTCGGTCTGGGCCTGGCACTGTGCGGAACCTTGTGTTTCTCGGCGGGCAACATGCTGTCGAGCCTGCAACAGAAGGCCGGCCTCAAACCGCTGACCACCAACGCCTGGGGCATGGCTTATGGCGCGGCAATGCTTTCGGTGTGGTGCCTGGTCAAAGGCATACCGTTCGACATGGAATGGAATGCCCGCTACATCGGCTCGTTGCTGTATCTGGTGATACCGGGGTCGGTGATCGGTTTCACCGCGTACCTGAC
Proteins encoded:
- a CDS encoding HPF/RaiA family ribosome-associated protein, whose amino-acid sequence is MQIQVNSDNHIQGSKRLEEWVRTTIESTLERYEEDLTRVEVHLRDENGEKPGPHDIRCQLEARPKGHQPISVTHKADNLELAIDGAAEKLEHALEHLFGKLRGKPRATVVPFERHADGLLEEEFLENEQAALNG
- a CDS encoding AraC family transcriptional regulator codes for the protein MAALDTLQVFQALNRSPNARLEHSAELGDGLSAALWSNHHDAQDYEAPSHHTLSCYLAGGTGTFRRDQPGNMGGPDKLCILPADHQSGWVINGDIRLAHLYFSPEQFALDCVTLLDREPRELQLREQTFLEDPQQARRFRQLITLNWEEPGERLLTSSLAHEMLSHALLSQVDVRQGLRLKGGLAAHQRRHLVEFIDSHLADAISLGQLAALCALSEYHFARMFRESFGLPPHQYVLARRLDRARELLRSTSQPLGEIALACGFSSASHFTNRFRQALGGTPGEYRQAFLR
- a CDS encoding DMT family transporter, which codes for MNLSLYLLTVLIWGTTWIALKWQLGVVAIPASIVYRFGLAALVLFVILLLSRRLQVMNRRGHLICLAQGLCLFCINFMCFLTASQWIPSGLVAVVFSTATLWNALNARVFFGQNIARNVLMGGALGLFGLGLLFWPELVGHTASPQTLLGLGLALCGTLCFSAGNMLSSLQQKAGLKPLTTNAWGMAYGAAMLSVWCLVKGIPFDMEWNARYIGSLLYLVIPGSVIGFTAYLTLVGRMGPERAAYCTVLFPVVALNVSAFAEGYQWTAPALVGLVLVMAGNVLVFRKPKPPVVQGKGQLA